The genome window ACTAAAAATCGAGTAAAAAAGAACAAACTAAAAAAAATCAATATTGAATATACTAAAGGTGCAAAAACTCTATCAAACTTTTTTGGTCTTTCATTTTCTTGTTTTATAAATTTAGAATAAAACTTATAAACTAAAAAAGATAGAATACCTGACAAAATAATAATTGGTATTATTAGATTTTGAAGAACTATCTCAGACGCTTTACCAATATCAATGATGTCATAAGGAGAAGTATAACTTGCAAAAAAAGCAGTAAAAAGTCCAAAAAATACTGGGATAACAATTTCTTTTTTCATCTTTTTTTAATTAGCAAATTTTCTTTTTGATCTCACTCAAAATCTTCACATAATCTTCTTGTTTTTTCACGAAATCTAAATCAGAAACATCAATAATCAACACATTTAAATCGGTTTGGGTTTTGATGTAATCCAAATAACCTTGATTAATTTTTTCTAGGTAATCGGCCGGAATTTCTTGCTCGTAACTTCTGCCACGCTTTTTGATGTTTACCAGTAATCTTTCAGTATTTTGGTACAAATACACGTACAAATCAGGTTTTGGCATTTCTTTATGAATGATGTCAAACATGGTTTTGTACAAACGAAATTCATCTTCTTGAAGCGTGACTTTTGCAAAAATCAACGATTTAAAAATATGATAATCGGCTACCACAAAATCTTTGAACAAGTCAAATTGCGCCAAATCATCTGATAATTGTTGGTATCTATCCGCTAAAAAAGACATTTCTAAAGGAAACGCATAACGGCTTTGATCTTTGTAAAACTTAGGTAAAAACGGATTATCGGCAAAACGCTCTAAAACCAATTTTGCATTACAATCTTGTGCAATTTTTGAAGACAAAGTTGTTTTTCCAGCGCCAATATTTCCTTCAATAGCAATATAATTGAATTGTTGTAATTCTAATTTTTCAATTGGCGAAACTAACGATGCTACAACTTTTATTTCGCTGTTATCCTCAGTTTGAGATAACAATTGCAGAATTGTTTTCTTTAAAATTGGATGTTCCCAATTCAATCCTAAATCCATCATGGGTTGCAACACAAACTTGCGATTTTGCATTAATGGATGCGGAACTTGCAAGTTTTCAGTAGAAATAATTTCCTCGTCAAAAGCAATGATATCAACATCAATAATTCGCGCTTGATATCCTGAATCTTTGGTACGAATTCTACCTAACTTCTTTTCTACTCTCAAAACCTGATTCAAAATTTTTTGAGCCGATTTTGTAGTGTGAATTAAAATTGCAGCATTATAAAAAGGCTCACTTTCAAAACCCCAAGCTGGCGTTTCGTAAATTTTGGAAACCTTTACAACCGTTGCTACTTCACTATGAATCAAATCAATACAAGCCTGAATCGTTTCAAAACGATTTCCTTGATTACTTCCTAACGATACTATAACTTGGTGTTGACTCATATTGGCAAAATAACAAACATTTTTAGACTTCTAATTTACCTTTTCCATTTTTTTATGAACATGTAACAATTTTTGAGTTTTTTCTACTAATGCTATGAATTAAAATGAAAATGAAATGAAATTTTTAGGAAATGTATTAGCTACAATTGTTGGGTTATTTGTTTTTTGCATAATGTCCTTTTTTGGTATTATCATAATTGGTGCCATTGCAGGAGGCGGAGACGAAACCGTTACTGTAAAAAATAATTCCGTTATTGAATTAGATTTATCAAAAGTAAGTTTGGATTATGCTGGAAAAACCAACTACAAAGACTTTAATTATTTTGAAGCGCATCATGATGGTGTTACCGATATTTTAAATGCCATTGAAGCTGCAAAAAAAGATAAAAAAATTAAAGGAATTTCGATTCTTAACAACCAATCACAACTAGGTTTAGCCCAAAGCAAAGCAGTACGAGATAAATTAGAAGATTTCAAAAAATCTGGAAAATTTGTTTATGCTTACGCTAATTTTTACACACAAGGCGAATATTATTTAAATTCGGTTGCAGACCAAGTATATTTAAACCCAATGGGGGAAGTTGATTTCAAAGGATTATCTTCTGAAATTATCTACATGAAAGAGTTACAAGAAAAATCAGGTATTAAGTTTGAAGTAATTCGTCATGGAAAATACAAAAGCGCTGTTGAACCTTACTTATCACAAGAAATGAGTCCAGAAAACCGCGAACAAATGACTGTTTTGTTAAACTCGGTTTGGACTACTATTGTAGAAGATATTGCTAAAAGCAGAAAACTATCAGTAGCGCAATTAAATGCTATCGCCAATTCATTAGGAGCAAGAACACCAGAATTAGCTTTAGCAAATAAATTAGTGGATAAAATAGCTTATGAAGACGAATATCACGATATGATTAGAGCGAAATTAAAGCTTGACAAAAAAGAAAAATATGATATCGTAAGTATCACAGATTATGCAAAAACTGCCGCTTCAACTGTTGAAGATTATACAAAGAAAGATATCATTGCTGTAATTTATGCACAAGGAGAAATTGCAGGAGGTGAAGGTGATGTAAATATAATAGGAGAAGGTTCAATTAAGCGATCTTTACAAGAAGCAAGAGAGAATGAAGATGTAAAAGCAATTGTTTTACGTGTAAATAGCCCTGGAGGAAGTGCTTTGACTTCAGAGTTGATTTGGAGAGAAATTGAAATCACTAAAAAAACAAAGCCTGTTGTAGTTTCTATGGGGAATTATGCCGCTTCTGGAGGATATTACATTGCAGCTAATGCGGATCGAATTTTCGCAGAACCAAACACGATTACAGGTTCTATCGGAGTTTTTGGAATGCTACCTAATATGAACCAATTAGGTAAAAATATCGGAATTAATGCCGAACAAGTTAAAACTCACGAAAACGCAAGTGGTTATAGCATTTTTGAACCAATTGACGAGAACTTTAAAGGATTTGTTTTAGAAAGCATCGAAAAAACCTATGCTACTTTTCTTAAAAGAGTAGCTGATGGAAGAAAAATGACCACTGAACAAGTTGATGCTATTGCACAAGGACGAGTTTGGACAGGAATTGACGCTCAAAAACTAGGCTTAGTAGACGAAATTGGTGGTTTAGATGCTGCCATTAAATATGCAGCAAAACTTGGAAAAACAAATTCGTACAGAACTGAAAACTTCCCAGAATACGAAAAAAGCTTTGAAGATTTATTAGCTAATTTCACAGGAATGGCCATGTTTAAAACTAAAGAGCAATTATTAAAAGAACAACTTGGTGAAGAAGGCTATCAAATGCTAGAACAAATAAAACGAGTTAAAAGCAGAAAAGGTATCCAGGCCATGATGCCATACGAAATTGAGATTCATTAATCTTTACTGTAAACATCAAAATCCCAAAGACAATTCGTTTTTGGGATTTTTTTATATATTTTACCCAAATTTAATGCGTAAATTTACAATTGGTATTACTTTTGTGTAGCTAAAATCATTCACTTTAAAAAATATAATCATGTTAAAGAAAGTTTTAAAAGGACTTGGGATATTTCTTTTGGTAACCATCATCGTATTAGCAGCCGCACCTTATTTGTTTAAAGACAAAATCAAGGAAATGATTGCTAAAACATTAAACGAAAATGTTAATGCTAACATTGCATTCGAAGATGTGGATTTGAGTTTGTTTAAAAGTTTTCCACAAGCTCATGTAACAATTGATAAGCTGAGCATCATAAACAAAGCTCCTTTTGCTGGCGATACGCTTTTATATGCTGGAGAAACCAATGTAACTATGAGTGTAAAAGAACTTTTTAAAGGCGATGGTGAAACCATGAGTTTAGAAAGTTTTAGCGCTGTTAACGGAATTGTAAATATCATTTTCAATAAAGAGGGTGTAGGTAATTTTGACATCGCTATAAAAGAAGCAGAAGAAAAAAAACCTTCTGATAGTAAGCCATTTTCTTTAGACATACAAAAGTATGGAGTTGAGAATCTAAAATTCAGTTATATTGATGAAGGTTCGAACATGAAAATGGTTTTAGACAGCATTTATCATGAAGGAAAAGGAAATTTTGCTGCTCAAAAATTAGATTTAGAAACCAAAACTTCGGCAAAATTATCTTTTGAAATGGAGAAAATGAGCTACATGAACAATGTAGGAATCACTTTAGATGCTATTTTAGGAATTGATTTAGAGAAAAGCAAATACGAATTCAAAGACAATAAAGCCTTAATCAATCAATTACCATTAGAATTTAATGGATTTATTCAAATGGTGGAAGCGGGTCAAACCTATGACTTAACATTCAAAACACCAACCTCTGATTTCAAAAACTTCTTAGGATTAGTTCCTGCTGCTTATTCTGGCGATATTAATAAAGTAAAAACATCAGGACAATTCTCGGTAGATGGAAAAGTAAAAGGAAATTTAACCGAAACTTCGATTCCAACATTTGATGTGAAAATTGCTTCGAATAATGCCTCTTTCCAATATCCTGATTTACCAAAATCAGTAAAAAATATTGTAATTAACACCCATATTGTTAATGAAACTGGTGCAATGAATGACACTTATGTAAATTTACATCAACTCTCATTTGCTATTGACCAAGACGTTTTT of Flavobacterium channae contains these proteins:
- the sppA gene encoding signal peptide peptidase SppA; translation: MKFLGNVLATIVGLFVFCIMSFFGIIIIGAIAGGGDETVTVKNNSVIELDLSKVSLDYAGKTNYKDFNYFEAHHDGVTDILNAIEAAKKDKKIKGISILNNQSQLGLAQSKAVRDKLEDFKKSGKFVYAYANFYTQGEYYLNSVADQVYLNPMGEVDFKGLSSEIIYMKELQEKSGIKFEVIRHGKYKSAVEPYLSQEMSPENREQMTVLLNSVWTTIVEDIAKSRKLSVAQLNAIANSLGARTPELALANKLVDKIAYEDEYHDMIRAKLKLDKKEKYDIVSITDYAKTAASTVEDYTKKDIIAVIYAQGEIAGGEGDVNIIGEGSIKRSLQEARENEDVKAIVLRVNSPGGSALTSELIWREIEITKKTKPVVVSMGNYAASGGYYIAANADRIFAEPNTITGSIGVFGMLPNMNQLGKNIGINAEQVKTHENASGYSIFEPIDENFKGFVLESIEKTYATFLKRVADGRKMTTEQVDAIAQGRVWTGIDAQKLGLVDEIGGLDAAIKYAAKLGKTNSYRTENFPEYEKSFEDLLANFTGMAMFKTKEQLLKEQLGEEGYQMLEQIKRVKSRKGIQAMMPYEIEIH
- the folK gene encoding 2-amino-4-hydroxy-6-hydroxymethyldihydropteridine diphosphokinase; amino-acid sequence: MSQHQVIVSLGSNQGNRFETIQACIDLIHSEVATVVKVSKIYETPAWGFESEPFYNAAILIHTTKSAQKILNQVLRVEKKLGRIRTKDSGYQARIIDVDIIAFDEEIISTENLQVPHPLMQNRKFVLQPMMDLGLNWEHPILKKTILQLLSQTEDNSEIKVVASLVSPIEKLELQQFNYIAIEGNIGAGKTTLSSKIAQDCNAKLVLERFADNPFLPKFYKDQSRYAFPLEMSFLADRYQQLSDDLAQFDLFKDFVVADYHIFKSLIFAKVTLQEDEFRLYKTMFDIIHKEMPKPDLYVYLYQNTERLLVNIKKRGRSYEQEIPADYLEKINQGYLDYIKTQTDLNVLIIDVSDLDFVKKQEDYVKILSEIKKKIC